In Gracilibacillus salitolerans, the sequence AGTCGGAGAAATTGCGGAGTCGATCGTTGAAATTGATGAAGCAATGAAATGGGGCTTTAATTGGGAGCTTGGTCCATTTGAAACGTGGGATGCGATTGGATTGGAAACATCAGTAAAGCGGATGGAAGCAGAAGGATCGAGCGTTCCTCAATGGGTGAAAGATTGGATTGAAGCCGGGAACAAATCTTTTTACAAGAAGCAAGAAGGTACGACGTTTTTCGTTTCAGACGGTGCCTACAAACAACTAGAGCCAAAGCCTGAAGTGATTTCACTACGTACGCTTAAAGAGCAAAAGAAGGTTGTAAAAGCTAACAGCGGAGCCAGCCTGATTGATCTTGGTGATGGAATCGCATGTCTTGAATTTCATTCCCCTAACAATGCGATCGGTGCGGATATTTTAATGATGATTGAGCAAAGCATGGAAGAAGTCCGTAGCAATTACGATGGGCTTGTCATCGCCAATCAAGGACGGAATTTCTGTGTCGGTGCCAACTTAATGATGCTCTTAATGGAAGCGCAGGATGAAGAGTGGGATGAAGTAGAGCATATTATCCGCATGTTCCAGAATACAATGTATCACTTAAAGCAGTTTGAAAAGCCTGTCATTGCAGCTCCGCATCGGATGACTTTAGGTGGTGGTGTTGAGGTTTGTCTGCCGGCCGATCAGGTTGTCGCCTCAGCAGAAACATACTACGGATTGGTCGAAGTTGGTGTTGGGTTAATTCCAGCAGGCGGAGGGTGTAAGGAACTCATCTGTCGTCTTAGCAACTCCGTTACGAATCCGGAGGCTGATATACAACCATATGTCAACAAAATTTTTGAAACGATCGGCATGGCAAAGGTATCGACAAGTGCTCTAGATGCGAAAAAACTTGGCTATTTGCTTAATAAGGATACCGTTGTTGTCCATCAGGATCACCTTATTTATGAAGCAAAGCAAGCTGCACTGCGGTTGGTTCAGCAGGAGTATGCGCCAAAGCCAAAGGAGGACATTCGCGTCGTCGGAAGCGAAGGGAAGGCGCTGTTGAAGCTAGGTGCTTATCAAATGAAGTTGGCGGGTTATATCAGTGATCATGACCAATTAATTGCCAATAAACTGGCTCACGTATTAGCTGGTGGAGATGTTCCTGCGGGGACACGAGTGAGTGAACAATACATGCTCGATCTCGAACGGGAAGCCTTCTTAAGTTTGTGCGGTGAGCCGAAAACTCAACAACGCATGCAGTACATGTTAAGCAAAGGGAAACCATTACGTAACTAAATTAGAAATGAGGTGAACTTTGTGAGAGAAGCAGTGATTGTATCGATTGCACGCACACCGGTGGGAAAGGCAAAGAAAGGCGGATTTGCACAAACACGCATAGAGGACCTAGGAAGTACGGTTTTAAATGCAGTCATGGAGCGGGCTCACGGATTAAAGAAAGAGGATGTGGAGGATATCATTATAGGCTGTGCCATGCCTGAAGGGGAGCAGGGTTTAAATGTTGCAAGAATTATCTCCCTTTATGCTGGTTTTCCGGCTGCCACTCCAGCTATTACGATTAATCGTTTTTGCTCATCCGGCTTGCAGTCGATTGCGTTTGCCGCAGAGCGTGTCATGCTTGGTCATGCAGATGTTGTCATCGGCGGAGGAGTAGAAAGTATGAGTCATGTCCCGATGTCGGGGTTTAAGATGTCACCGCATCCGCAAATCGTCGAGGAAATGCCGGAAATCTATATGGGGATGGGTTTTACGGCTGAGGAAGTGGCAGAACGATTTGATGTTTCACGAGAGGATCAAGATCGCTTTGCCGCAGCGAGCCACCAGAAAGCAGCAGCAGCAGTCCGGGCAGGGAAGTTTAAGGAAGAAATTGTCCCAGTGCAAACAGTACTTAAAGGAGTAGATGAGAACGGCAATCGCTGGGAAGAACCAAGCGTTGTCGACACGGACGAAGGGGTTCGTCCGGATACAAGTGTTGACGTACTGTCAGGTCTAAAGCCAGCATTCAAGCAGGGAGGGACCGTAACTGCCGGAAACTCATCGCAAATGAGCGATGGTGCAGCAGCGTGCGTTGTGATGAGTAAAGAGAAGGCGGAAGCACTTGGCCTAAAACCATTAGCTACTTTTAAATCCTTTGCAGTTGCTGGCGTTGAGCCTGAAATTATGGGTATTGGTCCGATCAAGGCGATTCCAAAAGCTCTCGACATGGCAGAGGTTAGTCAGGATGACATCAAGCTTTTTGAAATAAATGAAGCATTTGCAGCACAATGCCTGCCAGTCATTCGCGAACTGAATATCGATGAGGAGAAAGTAAACGTGAATGGAGGAGCGATTGCACTGGGCCACCCTCTTGGATGTACAGGAGCCAAGTTAACCTCAACATTACTTTATGAGCTGATACGCCGAGGCGGCGGGTACGGAGTCGTTTCCATGTGTATCGGCGGTGGCATGGGTGCAGCTAGCGTGTTTGAAGTACATCCGGGATAAAATGATGCGTGAAACTCGCTGAATCGCCATGCTGCATACGTAACCAGCACCACGATAGAAAGGGGAACGCAATGATGGATGAAAAAATAGTTGGTGGAAGCTTTATTATTGACGATGTCGATTATGACTCGGTTGTTACACCTGATGATTTTACACAAGAGCAGCGAATGATTGCCGAAACAACAAAGGATTTTATTGAAGGAGAGATTCTGCCACAGGATGAAGCGATTGAAAGCTTAAATTATGATCTTACGGTAAAGCTCTTGCAAAAGGCTGGAGAATTGGGTCTTCTTAGTGCAGATGTGCCAGAGCAATATGAAGGTCTTGGACTAGATAAAGTAAGCTCGACTTTAATCAGTGAACGCTTCTCTAAGGCATCGTCTTTTGGTCTATCCGTTGGTGCACATGTCGGTATTGGTACCTTGCCGATCGTTTACTTTGGAACAGAAGAGCAAAAGAAAAAATACCTGCCTCCATTAGCTAGTGGTCGGAAAATTGCTGCCTATTGCCTGACAGAACCATCTTCTGGTTCAGATGCGCTTGGTGCGAAAACAACCGCCACGTTATCTGAGGATGGTACGCACTATATTTTAAATGGAACGAAGCAGTTTATTACGAATGCAGCCTTTGCTGATATTTTCATTGTTTATGCGAAAGTAAATGGAACGGATTTTAGTACATTTATTATTGAGAGAACGATGGAAGGAGTCAGTATTGGACCAGAAGAAAAGAAAATGGGTATCAAAGGCTCCTCAACGTGTCCACTTATTTTGGAAGATGTGAAGGTTCCTGCAGAGAATCTGTTGTGGGAGGTTGGAAAAGGTCATCTTATTGCCTTTAACATTTTGAACATCGGAAGATTTAAGCTTGCAGCTGGTTGTCTCGGTGCATCAAAGGATACGATTGAACTGGCTTCGGCCTATGCGAATGAAAGAGTTCAATTTAAGCAGCCCATCTCATCCTTTGCTCTCATTCGAAAAAAATTAGCAGAAATGAATATTAGAGCGTATGTTCTTGACAGTATGGTCTATCGGACAGCTGGATTAATAGATTCGAGTATGAAAGATATTGATCTCAACAGTTCTGATGCAGGGGTGGCGTCGGCCAAAGCGATTGCTGAGTATGCATTAGAATGCTCGATCAATAAAGTATTTGGCTCTGAGACGTTAGATTTTCTTGCAGATGAGGGAGTTCAAATTCATGGTGGCTATGGGTTTATAAATGAATACAAAATTGAGCGCCTCTATCGTGACTCGAGAATCAATCGAATTTTTGAAGGAACGAATGAAATCAACCGTTTGCTCATACCAGGCACGCTTATTAAGCGAGCAATGAAGGGCGATCTCCCTCTGATGCAGAAAGCACAAAAGTTGCAAGAAGAGCTGTTTACATTTATTCCACAACGGACGTTTGAAGGTCTCTTGGAGCAAGAACAGTACATGATTAAAATGACGAAGAAAATGTTCCTCATGATTGGAGGAATAGCCGTACAAAAATACCAGCAAGAGCTTGAAACAGAACAAGAAATCCTAAGCAACTTAGCTGACATCATGATCCAAGTGTATGCAGCTGAAAGTGCGTTTCTTAGAACGAAGAAGCTGATCGCTAAGCAAGGCGAAGAAAAAGCGGCTAATGCGATCGCGATGACGCAAGTATTTGTTCACGAGTCCTTTGAAACAATCGAATCTCTCGCGAAGGATTCATTAGCTGCGATGGAGTCCGGTGATATGCTCAAGGCTCAGCTATCCGTATTAAAAAAGCTGGCTCGCCGAACGCCAGTCAATACGGTTGTACTGAAAAGACAAATTGCAGAGCGTGTCATTTCAGCTGAGAAATATGTCGTTTAACAACTGAATGCCACAGCCAAAAAGGAGAGTTGGATATGTCTGAGAAAGTATGGTTAGAGTATTACCCCGAAGAAGTCGCACCGTCATACGAATATCCAAAGCAAAATTTGGCTCAATTCATGATAGACACAGCAAAAAAACACCCTCAACATACAGCGCTGTTTTTCTTTGGGAAAAAGATCACATATGAGCAGTTATTAAAGGAAACATACCGGCTTGCCAATGTCTTAAAAGGGTTAGGGATTAAGAAGGGCGATCGGGTAGCAATTATGCTCCCGAATTGTCCTCAATCAGTCATCTCTTACTACGGAGCATTAATGATTGGTGCGATTGTCGTTCAAACAAATCCGCTTTATGTGGAAAGGGAGTTGGAGCATCAGCTGAATGATTCTGGAGCGAGTGTCCTTATCGCCTTGGATCATTTATTTAAGCGTGTCAAAAACGTATTGCCGAAAATAGAAGTAAGACATACGATTTTCACCTCAATGAAGGACTACTTGCCATTTCCGAAAAATATACTGTATCCGATAAAGGCCAAAAAAGATGGTTTATCAATGGAGGTCATCTACGATCAGCATACGCATTCGTTTAAGAAACTTCTATCTATAGAATCAGCTAAGCCGATTAACGTCAAAATGGATGCGGAAGAAGATTTGGCTCTGCTTCAGTACACAGGTGGTACAACTGGCGTTTCCAAAGGTGTCATGCTTACCCACTATAATCTTGTCGCCAATACTTTGCAGACGAGAGCTTGGGTATATCGAAGTGAGGAGACGAAAGAACGATACTTGGCGACGCTCCCATTTTTTCATGTGTTTGGAATGACCACGCTCATGAACCTTTCCATGCAATTAGGAGGTACGCTCCTTCTTCTCCCTAAGTTTGATGTAGACATGACGTTGAAGCTAATTGACAAAATGAAGCCGACTACATTTCCTGGAGCGCCAACGATGTATATGGCAATAATCAATCATGCAAAAATAAAAAACTATGATTTATCGTCCATTAATATATGTATTAGTGGTGCGGCCCCGCTACCCGGCGAAGTCCAGGAAACGTTCGAGAAGATAACCGGGGGTAAGCTGATTGAAGGCTATGGTTTAACCGAAGCTTCTCCTGTAACCCATGCGAATAATATATGGGAAAAACGAAAACTCGGCTCGATTGGAATTCCTTTTCCAGATACTCTCGCAAAAGTTGTCGATCCGGATACTGGTGAAGAACTTGAAAACGGTGAAGTGGGTGAGCTGATCATTCAAGGACCACAAGTTATGAAAGGCTACTGGAAACGACCGGAGGAAACGAGTAACGCCTTAAAGGACGGATGGCTTTATACAGGTGATATGGCGAAAATAGATGATGACGGCTTCTTTTACATCATCGATCGTAAAAAAGACCTCATCATTGCCGGCGGATTTAATATTTACCCTCGAGAAATTGAGGAAGTCTTGTTTGAACATCCAGCAATAATGGATGCAGCTGCCGTGGGAGTTTCTGATGAATACCGAGGTGAAACGGTGAAGGCGTACATTGTTTTAAAAGAAGGTGCTTCAACAGACGAAAAGGATCTTGAGGAGTTTTGTCGAGAAAGGCTTGCCGCATACAAAATACCGCGAATATACGAATTCCGTGAAAGCCTCCCCAAATCATTAATAGGAAAAACCTTGCGCCGATTGCTAGTTGAAGAAGAGAAAGAAAAATAAAGTCTAATTAGGAATATGCTGTTTCTTAAATACTTAAACAGCATACAAGTCCTAAAAAGGTGTAAGCGGATACAATAAAGGGTGTGACATTTTATAGTAGTTATTTGAAAGAGGGCAGGCACCAATTTTTGGGTGCCTTTCGTAACAAAAAAACAAATAAGAACCAAAACTAGAAAGCAAACAAGTCAAAATGGTACTTAAAACCAATTTAAGTACCAAAAATGAAACTCTAGATCATAAATTTGGTAGTTAGAAAGGAAATAAAAAGAGTTGTCTATAAAAAGTATATGGAAATAAAGTATCAGGTAGTGTTCCCAACATGCCTGATTTTTTGTTTATCGTTCATATAGAACTAAGAGTACCTGTACATAGAACATAATTAGTGAAATATTTTAAATAAAGTAATACACTATTTAAGTGGTAATAGAATAAAAGTTTAATAGGTTCCTATCAAAATCCAATGCAGAAGGAGATAGAAAATTGAATACACTAACAAAGACTAAACGATTACAATTAGCTATTCTATTAGGATCACTATCCATACTTGGTCCTTTCACAATAGATATGTATTTGCCTTCATTTCCAACTATTGTAGCAGAATTTCAAACAAATGCTTCATTAGTACAAATTAGCTTAACAACTTGCTTATTAGGGCTAGGTATGGGGCAGTTAATCATTGGGCCGATGAGTGATGTGCAAGGTCGTCGTAAACCATTACTTATTTTTCTCGGCTTATATTTAATATCTTCATTAGCATGTGCTGTGGCACCTAATATTTATGTTTTGATTGTTTCTCGTTTCATACAGGGCTTTGCAGCTGCAGGTGGACTCGTCATTTCAAGAGCTATAGTTAGAGATCTCTATAGTGGAAGAGAATTAACGAAATTCTTTGCTACGTTGATGTTGGTCGGAAATCTTGGTCCAATTATTGCACCGGTAATGGGTGGAGCTATTCTCTCCTTCGCAAATTGGAATGTGGTTTTCGTTGTCTTAGCGGGTGTTAGTTTAGTTTTAACTTTAACAGTTTCATTAAAACTTGAGGAAACATTACCAACAGAAAAGCGAATACCAAGCAATTTTAAGCAAGTTGTCGGTAATTTTGGCTCCTTATTAAAGGACAGGGAATTTACTGGTTATGCTTTTGCACAAGGTTTTACTATTGCAGGAATCTTTGCTTATGTATCCGGTATCCCTTTTGTTTATCAAAATATCTATGGCGTTTCGCCTCAAGTATTTAGTTTATTATTTGGTGTGAATGGTTTTGGATTAATTATTGGTACCCAAATTGTTGGTCGAGTATCGATTGTTTCGGAGAAAACTTTTTTGAAGATAGGTTTAGCTATTTCTAATTCGGCTGCTATTTTATTGCTTATAGCTCTTCTGTTAAAAGCACCATTAGTAGCTGTTGCTGTTCCTATTTTCTTTCTCGTAACTTCCATCAGTATTATTGCAACATCTTCTTTTTCTTTGGCTATCGAAACAAAGGGGCATATTGCAGGAAGTGCATCTGCATTACTAGGAGTATTACCATTTTTACTCGGTTCTTTAGCCGCTCCCCTTGCAGGAATAGGAGGGGAACATACAGCCATTCCAATGGGGATTGTTATCTTTTTTGGTAGCTTTTTAGCTTTTTTATCCTATTTTGTATTAGCTCGAAAAGCTCCAATTAAAGTAGACGATGCAAAACGAGTTGTGAATAATAATTAGAGTGTATGAAATAGACACACACCTTTTTAATCGAAACATTATTCGAATAGAGAGGTGTTGTTTTGTCTTTTGTTCAGGGTTTTATGGAAAATTATTTAAAAGTAAGTACCAAAATGGAGTCTGAGCTCATAAATTTGGTAATTAAAAAATGAATAAGTACCAAAATTTAAATTTAACAAGCTGAATTGTAACTAGTTGTATCGAGCTCGATACGTTAGAGATAAAGCCCTTCTTGATTGTTTACCGGTCTTTCCAGCGATGCATGGACACCCGGAAACAGTTTTACATCATTCTACTACCGCGTGCACCCAGTAAAAAACTTTTTAGTGAAGGATCGCTTGTTATAATATTGTGTAGTAAGTCACTCATCGGTCTAGAATTGTCTATTTTGTCTTTTAAGAGTTTTTCTCCTGTGATCTTTTTGGAGTTGCTTTATGTTGTGTCTTGTTTAAAGAGATCTTCGAGTGATACACACTCTGTATCCTTTGATTATAATTTTAATATGGAAATAAGTGGAAAATAAAAAAGAGACGACCAACTATTATTAAACGCAGGGAACGTTATTAGAGATTCATTAAAAATGAAAAATTTGAATATTATAAAAAAATTTGAAGTTTATATTTTATGTTTTATAATTAAAACAGACAAACCGAACTTTGAAGATCCATTAAATGAAAACGCTTTAAATAAGGGGGGATTATCGTTATTAATTTATAGATTGTTAGATAAATTCATTGCAAAGGAAGTGGGAGCTTTAATTTTGTAATTTAAGGAACTTTGTTCAAATTCATCGAAAACAACATTGTCAAGTATGACCCAAAATTAAACGGGGAATGGGAGGAATGAACCAATAACTTTGGATGATATGATCCACTTAAATAATAAAGTGAGTATGAATAATTTTGTTTGTGAATTGAATGACAAATGATCTGGTGAACAAGTTTTAGAAAAGGTGGGTGAAATTCTTTTAAAAAGTGAAGTAGACAGCTCACTAAATAGAGGTGATACCATTGGCCCGTTTTCGACTAGGATATTTTCATAAGAGAACAAGTTTTAAAATGAAATTGATTATTAGTTTATCCGCTGTTATTTTAATTGTATTTTGTCTCTCTGGCTATATTTCTTACCGTATTTATCTTAATATTTTTGAAAAAGAAATAAGCCAACAGTTTTCTATGACAAATGAACAGGCACTAGCTAGGTTGGAGCTTCGAATCAAAAATATTTATAGAATATCAAACTACATCGGATCTAATTCTAATGTTGAAGAAATCCTCAAGAAATCATCCATTGAGTATCCAGGTAGCAATTTTGAAAAGTACCTGGATTGGAGGGAATTGGATGAACTATTAAGTCAAGTTAAATTTGATGTCCCTCAGCTTAGCGCATTATATTTATATGATTTAAAGGGTAACAGTTTTTACACTAAAGAAAGCGCTTTTATTGATGGTCTTAGCCATGAGGATTATCTAGAATTAACAAAAAGCTTGAAAGGAACAAACGGAGAGATTATATGGAAAAAAATGGATTTAACAAGTTCCGTTGAAAATAGTCGATTTAGGAATGTCATTGTGGCTTCTAGGTTGATGAAGACCTCGAAATTAGAAACTTATGGCTCCATGATTATGATCTTTGATGAAGCTGTATTCTCCAAATTGCTGAATTCAGTAACTGAAATGGAATCTGGACGATTTTATTTACTTGACCAGAGAAACCAATTACTTTACACGAATGAGTCCAACGTTGAACATGTTGATCCATCATTTTTACTTACGTTGGATAAAGCAGATATACATATGATGGAGGAGATTCCTTATTTATTTACCAAAAGTAAATCCGATGATACCTCCTTTTCACTAGTAAGTCGTATTTCTCTTCAAAATATTAAAGAGAAGAGCCAGATCATTTTTAAGATTTCTCTTTATTCAGGGATTTTCACCATTATTTTGGCAGTGATACTAATTACTATCACTAGTTTACAATTTTTACGACCTCTAAAATCACTTGTGCGGGGAATGCAGCAGCTTCGAAAAGGGAATTTTGACACTAGTATTGAAATTCAAACCAATGATGAAATGTCGTATATCGGACAGAGTTTTAATTCCATGGCTGACAATATTAATTCATTAATTAAAGAGGTTTATGAGAGACAACTAAATGAAAAAAAAGCAGAGTTGAAAGCTTTACAAGCGCAGTTAAATCCTCACTTTTTGTATAATACCCTGGATACGATTTATTGGAACGTATATTTGAAGGATGACATGGAGTCAGCAGAACTTGTTGTATCTTTATCAGAAATGCTTCGATATGTTTTGGAGCCTGTGAATGAACTGGTAACACTAGAAGATGAGATTCACAATATGAAAAATTACATTAATATCCAAGAACATCGTTTTAAGGAGGACTTGAATACAACCATATATATAGAGGACAGTGTGAAGTCCTGTCTATTAATTCGATTATTACTTCAACCTTTGGTGGAAAATATATTTGTGCATGCATTTCGTGATAAAGAAACAAATATGCTTATTGATATACATGCGTATCGTCAGTCAAATCAGTTAATTATCGAGATAACTGATAATGGTTGTGGAATGGATTCGGACATGAAGGAACGATTAATAGAAGGGAGCATGAATTCTAATAAAAATAACCATCGACAAAGAATCGGAGTAGAAAATGTTATTAGTCGTATGGATATGGTTTATGGTGAACCCTATGGGTTAGATATATCTAGCGAGTGTGGAATCGGAACAACGATGAAACTAATTTTACCTTATCAGATACCGACAAATGCTAGGAAGGAGGTCTTAAATGAAAGTGTGTGATGTCTTAATTGTGGATGATGAAATCAAGACTAGGCAAGGATTAACCAAATTAATAGAAATGAATGCACCGAACTGGAGTGTAGTTGAAACAGCCAGAAACGGATATGATGCTATTGAAAAAATGAAGGAGTTAAATCCTGAATTAGTACTGACAGATATTCGGATGCCAAATATGGACGGGATAGACCTAGCCAAAGAACTTTATCAGGAATTTCCGGATACAAAAGTCGTTATGTTGACAGGCTACAAAGATTTGAAATACGCGCAAGCAGCAATTAGGCACGGAGTGTTGGACTTCTTGTTAAAGCCTTGTCCAGAAAAAGAATTACTTAAAGTTCTTGATAAAACCTACCGAACTATAATGGAAGAAATGAAGGAACGAGAAGAACACTTAATGGAAAAACAATTAATTGATGAAAATACGATTCGTTCGCTGATGCTGCGATTGCCTTATGATCATACGAGATTAGAAAAAATAAAAAAGGATTACCTACAAAAAGAAGTTTTACTATTCAAAGTAACAACGTACTTCCCCAAGACAAAGTCCTATCGTTCTAAAGATCTGAGTTTATTGCAATTATCCGTATCGAGTGTTACAGAAGAACTGCTTGAAAAATTTGACCTGAGCGGCATATTGTTACCTGTATTACATGATATTTATGCTATTTTTATAGATTCACATACGCCCATTTCTAGTTTTGTACAGACCTTAAGTAAGACAATTAATGAAGTGCTCGGAATTACAGTTGAAACTCATCAATCAGGTCTTATTGAAGATTTAGTTCAGATACCAATTCATTTAGAAAATTTTATAGCTAAGCGAAATCACATGAACAGAGTCACTATTTCAAGTGAAGAAATGACGGATACCAATCTAAAGATTCACACTTTGAATCAAAATAAAATTAGAATTGTCCATGATGAAATTATGTCGAAAATGATGCTTGGTCAAGTCAACGAAGTGAAGAGCTATATAAATAACTACATTACAGATTTGAAAACCTTATCCATGGAAGATGCAAAAGTGGAAGTCTTAATCCTGGTTCTATCGTTTTATGAAATAATTCAAAAGGAATTAACAGAGAATAACCCAGAGGTAGGTGTAGGTATTCAAATCAGTCAGTTTCACTTATTGGACGAAATAGATGAAGTAGTAGACTGGGCCAGAAAACATGAAGAGCTATTTTATAAAGAACTAAATACTTGGTTTAAAAGTAAAAATGAAAATATTGTTGCAAAATCGATACGTTATATTGAAGACCATTATATGGAG encodes:
- a CDS encoding response regulator transcription factor, which translates into the protein MKVCDVLIVDDEIKTRQGLTKLIEMNAPNWSVVETARNGYDAIEKMKELNPELVLTDIRMPNMDGIDLAKELYQEFPDTKVVMLTGYKDLKYAQAAIRHGVLDFLLKPCPEKELLKVLDKTYRTIMEEMKEREEHLMEKQLIDENTIRSLMLRLPYDHTRLEKIKKDYLQKEVLLFKVTTYFPKTKSYRSKDLSLLQLSVSSVTEELLEKFDLSGILLPVLHDIYAIFIDSHTPISSFVQTLSKTINEVLGITVETHQSGLIEDLVQIPIHLENFIAKRNHMNRVTISSEEMTDTNLKIHTLNQNKIRIVHDEIMSKMMLGQVNEVKSYINNYITDLKTLSMEDAKVEVLILVLSFYEIIQKELTENNPEVGVGIQISQFHLLDEIDEVVDWARKHEELFYKELNTWFKSKNENIVAKSIRYIEDHYMESCNLKEVANFVHLSPNYFSNLFKKEKSESFVNYVTKFRIDKAKLLLSNTEMKIFEIAESVGYDDSNYFTTVFKRLTKMSPREYRNQGSKKII